AGACTCTAAGAAGATCTGTCCGTCTGTAATAGAGATTACGTTGGTAGGAATATATGCAGAAACGTCACCAGCCTGAGTTTCGATGATTGGAAGTGCAGTTAATGAACCTCCTCCCTTTACGATTGGTCTTAAAGACTCAGGTAAATCGTTCATTTGGCTTGCGATATTGTCATCAGCGATTACTTTAGCCGCTCTTTCCAATAGTCTTGAGTGAAGATAGAAAACGTCTCCAGGATAAGCTTCACGGCCCGGTGGTCTTCTCAATAGAAGGGAAAGCTCACGGTACGCTACAGCCTGCTTAGATAAATCATCATAAACGATCAATGCAGGTCTACCAGTGTCTCTGAAGAACTCCCCGATAGATGCACCCGCCATTGCAGAATATACCTGCATTGGAACCGGATCTGAAGCGTTAGCCGCAACGATTACTGTATATGCTAAAGCTCCTTTATCAGAAAGAGTTTTAACGATTTGTGCTACAGTAGAAGCTTTCTGACCGATAGCAACATATATACAATATACTGGTTTACCAGCATCAAAAAATTCTTTTTGGTTGATAATTGTATCGATAGCAACAGTAGTTTTACCTGTCTGTCTGTCACCAATGATAAGCTCTCTTTGTCCTCTTCCTACAGGGATCATAGAGTCAATTGCAACGATACCTGACTGTAAAGGCTCGGTTACCGGCTGTCTGTAGATAACTCCAGGAGCCTTTCTTTCTAATGGCATCTCATATAAATCTCCTGTGATAGGACCTTTACCATCGATTGGGTTACCAAGAGTATCCACTACTCTTCCTAACATACCTTCTCCTACTTTGATAGAAGAGATTCTGTTTGTTCTTCTTACTGTATCTCCTTCTTTTACTAATTTACTTTCACCAAGTAGAGCAACCCCAACGTTGTCTTCTTCAAGGTTAAGTACAATACCTTCTACATCACTAGAAAATTTCACCAACTCTCCGTATTGTACGTTTTCTAACCCGTATACACGAGCAATACCATCACCGATGGTTAAAACTGTACCTACTTCCTCAACGTTTGATTGAGTATCGAAGTTGGCCAATTGCTGTTTTAAGATCGCAGATACTTCTGCCGGATTTATTTCTGCCATTGTATGGTTGTTTTTCTTAATTTAATTGAAAATCTTTTTTAACTTGATTAAGTTTTGTCTTCACAGACGCATCTACCTGCTGATCTCCTACTCTAAGGATATATCCTCCAAGGATTTCAGGTTTCACATTCAAATTCAAATCAAAGCTAGAACCTGCTTTTAGAAGATTGCTGGCTTTTAAAATCTGATCGATATTTTCTTTTGAAAGCTGTGTTGCGGTAGTAAGAGTTACTCTCTGTACTCCGTTGATATCCTCAACTTTGTTGATGAACTCCTGAGCAATATTTTTCAATTGGTTTTCACGTCCATGCTTAATCACTAATCTGATTAAATTTTGTGAAGAAACTGAAAAATCTTTGAATATCTGGTCTGCTACCTCTATTTTCTTTTTTGCATCAATGTAAGGTGTAAGGAAGAATTTGTTCAAATCCGCAGACTGAATCATGATCTTCACTACATCTTTCATTTCAGAAAATACAGCAGCTGTGTTTCCTGATTCATTGGTGAAATCCAGGAGACCTTGTGCGTATCTTTTAGCTACTTTAGATGTAAGCATTCTTAGTTAAGGTTAGATTTGTTTAAATAATTTTGAACTAATTCGTCCTGAGCTTCGTTGTTATCCAACTTTTGCTTTAAGATAGATTCAGCGATGTTTACAGATAAAGTACCGATCTGAGTTTTGATGTCTGCCATAGCAGCATTTTTCTCAGC
This region of Chryseobacterium vaccae genomic DNA includes:
- the atpA gene encoding F0F1 ATP synthase subunit alpha — its product is MAEINPAEVSAILKQQLANFDTQSNVEEVGTVLTIGDGIARVYGLENVQYGELVKFSSDVEGIVLNLEEDNVGVALLGESKLVKEGDTVRRTNRISSIKVGEGMLGRVVDTLGNPIDGKGPITGDLYEMPLERKAPGVIYRQPVTEPLQSGIVAIDSMIPVGRGQRELIIGDRQTGKTTVAIDTIINQKEFFDAGKPVYCIYVAIGQKASTVAQIVKTLSDKGALAYTVIVAANASDPVPMQVYSAMAGASIGEFFRDTGRPALIVYDDLSKQAVAYRELSLLLRRPPGREAYPGDVFYLHSRLLERAAKVIADDNIASQMNDLPESLRPIVKGGGSLTALPIIETQAGDVSAYIPTNVISITDGQIFLESDLFNSGVRPAINVGISVSRVGGNAQIKSMKKVSGTLKLDQAQYKELEAFAKFGSDLDASTLAVISKGERNVEILKQPVNSPLPVDSQVAMIYAGTENLLRNVPIRKVKEFQIEYIAFLRSKHPDTMAAIKAGKIDDSITSVLKQAANDLASKYN
- the atpH gene encoding ATP synthase F1 subunit delta — encoded protein: MLTSKVAKRYAQGLLDFTNESGNTAAVFSEMKDVVKIMIQSADLNKFFLTPYIDAKKKIEVADQIFKDFSVSSQNLIRLVIKHGRENQLKNIAQEFINKVEDINGVQRVTLTTATQLSKENIDQILKASNLLKAGSSFDLNLNVKPEILGGYILRVGDQQVDASVKTKLNQVKKDFQLN